From Paludisphaera rhizosphaerae, the proteins below share one genomic window:
- a CDS encoding CDP-alcohol phosphatidyltransferase family protein: MSATRPTLAQLRAVVQKKRHREIGNWLARRVARPSAVYGTWAAVRLGATAHQITTAALLAGLAGAAAIATGERSGFIAGVGLLWLAFWLDHIDGQVARWRGTASLDGVYFDYLMHHAQNMGVGFALGFGLAMRTGHVEWTAAGFAIAVGWALLSLHNDCRYKAFIQRLKSTAESYRVHGGAGGRPTPPPGWPRRGLGVLTYPAYKACEPHVVLIGLTTLACLAATVPTVWETCWKFAAGGMAILAPLLAAARIRRSILKGAAEAEFRAWFQPYDPSTSVVSAHRPLDAADAEVVSTDAVKLDSEAA; the protein is encoded by the coding sequence ATGAGCGCGACTCGGCCGACGCTCGCGCAACTGCGAGCCGTCGTGCAGAAGAAGCGGCATCGAGAGATCGGCAACTGGTTGGCCCGGCGAGTCGCCAGACCTTCAGCGGTTTACGGAACCTGGGCGGCGGTCCGATTGGGCGCGACCGCCCACCAGATCACAACGGCCGCCCTGCTCGCCGGCCTGGCTGGCGCGGCGGCGATCGCCACGGGTGAACGATCGGGCTTCATCGCCGGCGTTGGGCTCTTGTGGCTGGCCTTCTGGCTCGACCACATCGACGGTCAGGTTGCACGGTGGCGAGGGACGGCGAGTCTCGACGGCGTCTACTTCGACTACCTCATGCACCACGCCCAGAACATGGGGGTTGGATTCGCCCTCGGTTTCGGCCTGGCGATGAGGACGGGACATGTCGAGTGGACGGCGGCCGGCTTCGCGATTGCGGTCGGTTGGGCTCTCCTGAGTCTGCACAACGACTGCCGATACAAGGCGTTCATTCAAAGGCTCAAGAGCACCGCCGAGAGCTACCGCGTCCACGGAGGAGCCGGCGGTCGGCCGACGCCCCCGCCAGGATGGCCTCGGCGCGGGTTGGGCGTCCTGACCTATCCGGCCTACAAGGCGTGCGAGCCTCACGTCGTCCTGATCGGCCTGACGACCCTGGCGTGTCTGGCCGCGACGGTCCCGACCGTATGGGAGACCTGCTGGAAATTCGCGGCCGGCGGGATGGCGATCCTCGCGCCGTTGCTGGCCGCCGCGCGAATCCGCCGATCCATCCTCAAGGGTGCGGCGGAAGCTGAATTCCGAGCGTGGTTCCAACCGTACGATCCGTCGACGAGCGTGGTTTCCGCTCACCGCCCCCTGGACGCGGCGGACGCGGAGGTTGTATCAACGGATGCGGTGAAACTCGATTCCGAGGCGGCGTGA
- a CDS encoding Gfo/Idh/MocA family protein: MTDDLLDAQAHLPELPRRRDWGIGVVGAGFIVRDCHLPAYRDAGFPASAITSRTEATAREVAELRGVPRVYSTLDSMLDDPDVEVVDVAVPPAEQPAVIRRILAHTHRVKGILAQKPLALSMAEARGLVDDCERAGVALQVNQNMRFDHSVRALKRMLDLGALGDPVLATIELRAIPHWMPWARDGRSLSTFIMSIHHLDTMRYWLGDPERVLASTRPDPRTKFSHVDGINLVILEYANGARASCWDDVWAGPAREGSAADLGVRWRFEGTEGLAQGTIGWPSWPRHRPSTIEYSTVRDGGAWHRPRWPQAWFPDAFSGTMAGLLRALESRSEPDISGRDNLRTIALCEAVFTAATEHRVVSFGDPSG; encoded by the coding sequence ATGACCGACGATCTCCTTGATGCGCAAGCCCACCTGCCGGAACTCCCCAGGCGTCGGGACTGGGGGATCGGCGTGGTCGGCGCGGGCTTCATCGTTCGGGACTGTCACCTCCCCGCCTATCGGGACGCCGGCTTCCCCGCCTCGGCCATCACCTCGCGGACCGAGGCGACGGCCCGAGAAGTCGCCGAACTGCGAGGCGTCCCGCGCGTTTATTCGACGCTCGATTCGATGCTCGACGACCCGGACGTCGAGGTCGTCGACGTGGCGGTCCCGCCTGCCGAGCAGCCTGCGGTCATTCGTCGAATTCTCGCCCACACACACAGGGTCAAAGGAATCCTGGCCCAGAAGCCACTGGCCCTGTCGATGGCCGAGGCTCGCGGACTGGTCGACGATTGCGAGCGGGCGGGCGTCGCTCTCCAGGTCAACCAGAACATGCGGTTCGATCACTCCGTCCGCGCTCTCAAGCGGATGCTCGACCTTGGCGCGTTAGGTGATCCGGTGCTCGCGACGATCGAATTGCGGGCGATTCCACACTGGATGCCCTGGGCGAGAGACGGCCGTTCGCTCTCCACGTTCATCATGAGCATCCACCATCTCGACACGATGCGGTACTGGTTGGGAGACCCTGAACGCGTCCTGGCGAGCACTCGACCCGACCCGCGGACGAAGTTCTCGCACGTCGATGGGATCAACCTGGTGATTCTGGAGTACGCGAACGGCGCGCGGGCGTCGTGCTGGGACGACGTCTGGGCGGGCCCGGCGCGCGAGGGCTCGGCGGCGGATCTCGGCGTGCGATGGCGGTTCGAGGGGACCGAGGGTCTGGCTCAGGGGACGATCGGCTGGCCCTCATGGCCTCGGCATCGCCCAAGCACGATCGAGTACTCGACGGTTCGCGACGGCGGAGCCTGGCATCGGCCGCGGTGGCCGCAGGCGTGGTTCCCCGACGCCTTCTCCGGAACGATGGCGGGCTTGCTGAGAGCCCTGGAGAGCAGGAGCGAGCCCGACATTTCGGGTCGCGACAATCTCCGGACGATCGCGTTGTGCGAGGCCGTGTTCACAGCGGCGACCGAGCATCGCGTGGTATCGTTCGGAGACCCAAGCGGGTAA
- a CDS encoding PAS domain-containing sensor histidine kinase, translating into MERLISVDRLDGRDVLLAALPLEVEWSLLAIAALAALGALAYALWLRGKVQAHAALALDSTRRHEEAERKIEEQAAVYRSLVETLPQSFLRKDLDGRFTFANQRFCNELGRRREEIVGKTDFDFFPEELAAKYRADDKLVLETGRVLDVVEQHVTPRGDTLHVQVMKTPLYSADGAAIGTQAIFWDVTARIRAEEQLREKNVKLENLARSEHQAHEALKQAQSLLVQNEKLASLGQLVAGVAHEINNPLAFVSNNVAVLERDLRDLLRLVDILSHDGAAIERLTPELAAEVEAITERIDLRYCLEHFPRLIERTREGLRRIERIVKELRLFARVDEGEWNEVDLNPGIESSINMVKGYARKKGVQIVMDLGALPAVRCRAARIHQVILNLLTNAIDACGENGQVTVRTETEADASGVRVDIDDNGCGVPQAIRDRIFDPFFTTKPLGQGTGLGLSISYGIVQEHDGRIEVQSTVGYGSCFTIHLPIDPSKRPHATTSDQSSNDSGRRPVIEERVPQTAAADATLPGGSDA; encoded by the coding sequence ATGGAGAGGCTGATCTCGGTGGATCGATTGGACGGGCGAGACGTTCTTCTCGCGGCACTGCCGCTGGAAGTCGAGTGGTCCCTGCTCGCCATCGCGGCCCTCGCCGCGCTGGGCGCCCTCGCTTATGCGCTTTGGCTTAGGGGAAAAGTGCAGGCGCACGCGGCGCTCGCCCTGGATTCGACCCGTCGTCACGAAGAGGCGGAGCGTAAGATCGAGGAGCAGGCGGCCGTCTACCGCTCCCTCGTCGAGACGCTCCCGCAATCGTTTCTCCGCAAGGATCTCGACGGCCGGTTCACCTTTGCGAATCAACGGTTCTGCAACGAGCTGGGCCGTCGTCGCGAGGAGATCGTCGGCAAGACGGACTTCGACTTCTTCCCGGAGGAGCTGGCTGCAAAGTACCGGGCCGACGACAAACTCGTGCTGGAGACGGGCCGCGTCCTCGACGTCGTCGAGCAGCATGTGACGCCCCGAGGCGACACGCTCCACGTCCAGGTGATGAAGACCCCGCTGTACTCCGCCGACGGAGCCGCAATCGGCACCCAGGCCATCTTCTGGGACGTCACAGCGCGAATCCGCGCCGAGGAACAGCTCCGCGAAAAGAACGTGAAGCTGGAAAACCTGGCCCGCTCCGAGCACCAGGCGCATGAAGCCCTCAAACAGGCTCAGAGCCTGCTCGTCCAGAACGAGAAGCTCGCCAGCCTGGGGCAGCTCGTTGCGGGCGTCGCGCATGAGATCAACAACCCTCTGGCCTTCGTCAGCAACAACGTCGCCGTCCTGGAACGCGACCTTCGCGACCTTCTCCGGCTGGTCGACATCCTCAGCCACGACGGGGCCGCAATCGAGCGGCTCACCCCCGAACTGGCCGCCGAGGTCGAGGCGATCACCGAACGCATCGACCTGCGATACTGCCTCGAACACTTCCCCCGTTTGATCGAACGAACGCGAGAGGGTCTCAGACGGATCGAGCGGATCGTGAAGGAGCTGCGGCTGTTCGCCCGGGTTGACGAGGGGGAATGGAACGAGGTCGACCTGAACCCGGGGATCGAATCGTCGATCAACATGGTCAAGGGCTACGCCAGGAAGAAGGGCGTGCAGATCGTGATGGACCTGGGGGCGTTGCCGGCCGTCCGTTGCCGGGCGGCTCGAATCCATCAGGTGATCCTCAACCTGCTGACCAACGCGATCGACGCCTGCGGCGAGAACGGTCAGGTCACCGTGAGAACCGAGACCGAGGCCGACGCCTCCGGCGTGCGAGTGGACATCGACGACAACGGCTGCGGCGTCCCCCAGGCGATCCGCGACCGGATCTTCGACCCCTTCTTCACGACGAAGCCTCTGGGCCAGGGGACCGGGTTGGGGCTTTCGATCAGCTATGGGATCGTCCAGGAACATGACGGCCGGATCGAGGTCCAATCGACGGTTGGATACGGTTCGTGCTTCACGATCCATCTCCCCATCGACCCATCGAAACGTCCCCATGCCACGACCTCAGATCAGTCGTCGAACGACTCGGGACGACGCCCCGTGATCGAGGAGCGCGTCCCCCAGACCGCCGCGGCCGACGCCACGCTTCCCGGAGGGTCGGACGCTTGA
- a CDS encoding ABC transporter permease, producing the protein MPLNILVSTGLALLVAWPTAATVLEALRPTSIETAGGGLALDPAATAAVVEDSGGLARPARLALETLIVVAGAEAIALPLGVALALLLFRTDAWGRRPLLAALGLALFVPLPLHATAWLGAFGDAGRMQAFGVRPILVGRLGVIVVTAMAALPWVVLLSGVGMRLVEPELEESALLDMSAPRVMTKVTLRRSLGAIAAAALAVAVLAAGDMTVTDLLQVRTYAEEAYVQFSLGHGPAGAASVALPPLLAIGAGVFCIARRLGQDSPTRLATAFSRSRTWRLGVWRVPLGLLVVTVAGGLVATPLASLVWRAGRVGGRAQMGAPPSWSFAGLTGTLATAAEECRTPLLTSAILAAVAAALTTTLAWGLCWLCRDSRIWRGIALIDVALTLAAPGPVTGMALLLAYRMIDWIYDAPAIVVLAMAARTLPYAVLILWPAIRGLPEETLDAAAVDGWGPASRIMRVALPLSRRATLAAWASAFVLGLGELPATNLLVPPGVETISQLIWSLLHTGVESHLAGVALTTLAAIAAAGCLAAALLRKTVSSNA; encoded by the coding sequence TTGCCTCTGAACATTCTCGTCTCTACTGGGCTTGCGCTCCTGGTGGCCTGGCCGACGGCCGCGACGGTGCTGGAAGCGCTCCGGCCGACGTCGATCGAAACAGCCGGGGGCGGCCTCGCGCTCGACCCGGCGGCGACCGCGGCCGTCGTCGAGGATTCAGGGGGACTGGCGCGGCCGGCCCGACTGGCGCTGGAGACCCTGATCGTGGTCGCCGGCGCCGAGGCGATCGCCTTGCCGCTAGGCGTGGCGTTGGCGTTACTCCTCTTTCGCACCGACGCCTGGGGACGACGCCCACTGCTGGCAGCGCTCGGGCTGGCTCTCTTCGTTCCCCTTCCCTTGCATGCGACGGCCTGGTTGGGAGCCTTCGGCGACGCGGGGAGGATGCAGGCGTTCGGCGTGCGGCCGATCCTCGTCGGTCGACTCGGCGTGATCGTGGTGACGGCGATGGCCGCCCTCCCCTGGGTCGTCCTGCTCTCAGGGGTCGGCATGCGGCTGGTCGAACCGGAGTTAGAGGAATCCGCCCTGCTCGACATGTCCGCGCCTAGGGTCATGACCAAGGTCACCCTACGGCGCAGCCTGGGAGCGATCGCCGCCGCGGCCCTGGCGGTGGCCGTGCTTGCGGCGGGCGACATGACGGTGACCGACCTGCTGCAGGTCCGGACCTACGCCGAGGAGGCTTACGTCCAGTTCTCCCTCGGGCACGGTCCAGCCGGCGCGGCGAGCGTGGCGTTACCTCCGCTACTGGCTATCGGCGCGGGGGTCTTCTGCATCGCGCGACGCCTGGGACAGGACTCGCCGACAAGACTCGCGACGGCGTTCAGTCGGTCGAGAACCTGGCGCCTCGGCGTGTGGCGCGTTCCGCTCGGGCTCCTCGTCGTAACGGTGGCTGGTGGACTTGTCGCGACTCCGCTCGCCAGCCTCGTCTGGCGAGCGGGGCGAGTCGGCGGCCGGGCGCAGATGGGCGCCCCGCCCTCGTGGTCGTTCGCGGGGCTTACCGGAACGCTCGCCACCGCCGCCGAGGAATGCCGAACTCCGCTGCTCACCAGCGCGATCCTGGCCGCCGTCGCCGCCGCACTCACCACGACACTCGCCTGGGGGCTTTGCTGGCTTTGTCGGGATTCACGGATCTGGCGAGGGATTGCGCTGATCGACGTCGCGCTGACGCTCGCCGCGCCGGGGCCGGTGACAGGTATGGCTCTGTTGCTGGCATATCGAATGATCGATTGGATCTACGACGCGCCGGCGATCGTCGTTCTGGCGATGGCCGCGCGAACGCTTCCGTATGCGGTTCTGATTCTCTGGCCGGCGATCCGGGGGCTGCCGGAGGAGACGCTCGACGCCGCGGCCGTCGACGGCTGGGGGCCGGCGTCTCGGATCATGCGGGTGGCCTTGCCGCTCTCGCGACGTGCGACGCTGGCGGCCTGGGCGTCGGCCTTTGTGCTAGGGCTGGGTGAGCTGCCGGCGACAAACCTGCTGGTCCCGCCGGGCGTCGAAACGATCAGCCAGCTCATCTGGAGCTTGTTGCACACCGGCGTCGAAAGCCACCTGGCGGGCGTTGCGCTGACGACCCTGGCCGCGATCGCCGCCGCGGGATGTCTGGCGGCGGCGCTGCTGCGGAAAACCGTGTCGTCCAACGCCTGA
- a CDS encoding ABC transporter permease subunit, whose amino-acid sequence MAMQDALGPVFAYEWIRISRRWQLYAIRSAFVATILGALLVVWATCPWNLDEADLQRLALFGGSVNWAVAFTQLMSILLAAPAATAGAVCLDKSRGTLLHVMATDLTDAEIVLGKLAAALAPVLGLVFCMLPVMMLTSLLGGVDPVTLLGTFGVSIGTAVLGCTIAFALSVWGRKTHEVLSATYLILIFWIAGLPTAGTIARRMGFSPFGLFVTALDDAEAMNPFELLTPTYNDPASWHLMRVALFLGGCLVVSTLLVWATIRRIRPVTLHQRVESDDSPKSKWRLLAHLRLPTLLPSPSLDGNPVLWREWSRTRPSRWARVIWFTYFATALLLTSTALTDVLSGGMSESTAVVNMFLVSVGLLLLTVRSATSLSEERTRGSLDVLMSTPMSTRSILIGKWWGTFRLVPYLAILPMLVGAAPCLLSGMWGSLVLFVALILGYGAAVTSTGLAVSIWVVRQSRVLALTVGLYLAACILWVVLAATTFPMSNIGPFVLIGSPLYGPAMTTLGFLDSRPFGPNDLKDGLFIWLLCWNVYYWLLAGILFIVSCSTFDRCLGRATDYGPDDPADRGLRNLLPTFRRQAPEESLASRGASEPA is encoded by the coding sequence ATGGCGATGCAGGACGCGCTAGGCCCGGTCTTCGCCTACGAGTGGATCCGCATATCCCGCCGATGGCAGCTCTACGCCATCCGCTCCGCCTTCGTGGCGACGATCCTGGGGGCGCTCCTGGTTGTCTGGGCAACCTGTCCCTGGAACCTTGATGAGGCAGACCTTCAACGCCTTGCCCTCTTCGGGGGGAGCGTCAACTGGGCAGTCGCCTTCACACAACTCATGTCGATTCTCCTCGCCGCCCCGGCCGCGACCGCCGGAGCCGTCTGCCTCGACAAATCGCGCGGGACGCTCCTCCACGTGATGGCGACCGATCTGACCGACGCGGAGATCGTCCTCGGCAAGCTGGCCGCGGCACTAGCGCCCGTCCTGGGCCTCGTCTTCTGCATGCTGCCGGTGATGATGCTCACGTCGCTGCTGGGGGGCGTCGATCCCGTGACGCTCCTAGGCACGTTCGGGGTCTCCATTGGGACGGCCGTCCTGGGTTGCACGATCGCGTTCGCTCTCTCGGTCTGGGGCCGAAAGACGCACGAGGTGCTGAGCGCGACGTACTTGATCCTGATCTTCTGGATCGCCGGTCTCCCGACAGCCGGGACGATCGCCCGACGCATGGGATTCTCGCCGTTTGGGCTCTTCGTGACGGCCCTCGACGACGCCGAGGCGATGAATCCCTTCGAGCTGCTCACCCCCACGTACAACGATCCCGCGTCCTGGCACCTGATGCGAGTCGCCCTCTTTCTCGGCGGCTGCCTGGTCGTCTCGACGTTGCTGGTCTGGGCGACGATCCGACGCATCCGGCCGGTGACGCTCCATCAGCGCGTTGAGAGCGATGACTCGCCGAAGTCCAAGTGGCGGCTCCTCGCCCACCTCCGCCTCCCAACGCTTCTCCCCTCGCCATCGCTCGACGGCAACCCCGTTCTGTGGCGGGAGTGGAGCCGAACTCGGCCCTCGCGTTGGGCGCGAGTCATCTGGTTCACCTACTTCGCAACCGCCCTGCTCCTTACCTCGACGGCCTTGACCGACGTCCTGAGCGGCGGCATGAGCGAGTCGACGGCGGTCGTCAACATGTTCCTCGTCTCGGTGGGGCTCTTGCTCCTCACCGTGAGGTCGGCCACCTCGCTTTCGGAGGAGCGGACCCGAGGGAGCCTGGACGTGCTCATGTCCACACCGATGAGCACCCGGTCGATCCTGATCGGGAAGTGGTGGGGGACGTTCCGACTCGTCCCCTACCTGGCCATCCTGCCGATGCTGGTCGGCGCGGCCCCGTGCCTGCTCAGCGGGATGTGGGGAAGCCTGGTCCTGTTCGTCGCGCTCATCCTCGGTTATGGGGCGGCCGTCACGAGCACGGGCCTGGCCGTATCGATCTGGGTCGTTCGACAGAGTCGAGTCCTCGCGCTCACGGTCGGCCTCTATCTGGCGGCCTGCATCCTCTGGGTCGTCCTCGCGGCGACCACGTTTCCGATGTCGAACATCGGGCCGTTCGTCTTAATCGGCTCGCCCTTGTACGGCCCGGCCATGACCACGCTGGGCTTCCTGGATAGCCGACCATTCGGGCCGAACGACCTGAAGGATGGATTGTTCATCTGGCTGTTGTGCTGGAACGTCTATTACTGGCTCCTGGCGGGGATACTATTCATCGTCTCCTGTTCGACGTTTGACCGATGCCTGGGACGCGCGACCGACTACGGCCCAGACGATCCGGCTGACCGAGGTCTTCGCAACCTCCTGCCGACGTTTCGTCGACAAGCTCCCGAGGAATCCCTGGCGTCGCGTGGGGCGTCCGAACCGGCGTAA
- a CDS encoding ABC transporter permease subunit, whose amino-acid sequence MSSPRFGLGPVFAYEWLRISRRWQLYAVRSFFVGLLLLGLMFTWGTWGDRPDGMQTEELARLGQTIYSTIVTIELTLILLAAPAATAGAVCVDKARGSLLQVMATDLSDSELVLGKLAAALTPVIGLVCCTLPVLMLSSLLGGIDPMLLLGSFLTTLTTAVLVCTLAFTLSVWGKKAHEVLGATYMIVLAWLALIPFTVNMLMVMAGLGAVGFSRFGRLIQATNPYALLYPSFNGSMVDHLHRVLIYCGGGLGLSAAMIGLCIATIRRVTVRQRSEGGGGRTSRRTWRLPSILPTLSLDANPVLWREWTRNRPSRWGRFVSACYLGFALFLTGTTVIEILGNGGPAESGIMASVYTVGVGLLLMSVRSSTSLSEERIRGSLDLLTSTPLTTTEILAGKWWGTFRMVAPMALLTGLLAALACGPSGWWTGLLLYLGLILAYAGVTTSLGLAIAVWVPQQGRAVGLCVGLYVAACVGWPLLSLMMALSGGPGPNPAVFFLFGSPIGGTVMGLVSLAEHRPSLDLERLVLPTSMVIWTCILGAATLGLFRLACESFEGQLGRRAGWNEESGPWREFKALIPRFGRRPLEKPKPATAEME is encoded by the coding sequence ATGTCGAGTCCGCGGTTCGGGTTGGGTCCGGTGTTCGCCTATGAGTGGCTTCGGATCTCACGTCGATGGCAGCTCTACGCGGTCCGGTCCTTCTTCGTCGGCTTGCTGTTGCTGGGGCTCATGTTCACGTGGGGCACGTGGGGCGACCGTCCCGACGGCATGCAGACGGAGGAACTGGCCCGCCTCGGCCAGACGATCTACTCCACGATCGTCACCATCGAGCTGACTCTGATCCTGCTCGCCGCCCCAGCCGCGACGGCCGGCGCCGTCTGCGTGGATAAGGCTCGGGGCTCGCTCTTGCAGGTCATGGCGACCGACCTGTCCGACTCGGAGCTCGTTCTGGGGAAGCTCGCCGCCGCGCTGACGCCGGTGATCGGCCTCGTGTGCTGCACCCTGCCGGTGCTGATGCTCTCCTCGCTGCTGGGGGGGATCGACCCCATGTTGCTGCTGGGGTCGTTTTTGACGACCCTGACGACCGCCGTGCTCGTCTGCACCCTGGCCTTCACCCTTTCCGTCTGGGGGAAGAAGGCTCATGAGGTGCTCGGGGCGACCTACATGATCGTCCTGGCGTGGCTGGCCCTGATCCCCTTCACCGTCAACATGCTCATGGTGATGGCGGGACTTGGCGCCGTGGGGTTCTCGCGGTTCGGCCGGCTGATCCAGGCGACCAACCCCTACGCCCTGCTCTATCCGTCATTCAACGGGTCGATGGTCGACCACCTGCATCGGGTCTTGATCTACTGCGGAGGCGGCCTGGGCCTCTCGGCGGCGATGATCGGGCTCTGCATCGCGACGATCCGTCGGGTCACGGTCCGCCAGCGATCCGAAGGGGGCGGAGGTCGAACCAGCCGCCGAACCTGGCGGCTCCCATCGATCCTGCCAACCCTTTCCCTCGACGCCAACCCGGTCCTCTGGCGCGAATGGACCCGCAACCGACCGTCGCGCTGGGGGCGGTTCGTGTCAGCCTGTTACCTGGGCTTCGCACTCTTCCTGACGGGGACGACCGTCATCGAGATCCTCGGGAACGGCGGCCCCGCGGAATCAGGGATCATGGCGAGCGTCTACACAGTGGGCGTCGGCCTGTTGCTGATGAGCGTCCGGTCGTCGACGTCGCTCTCGGAGGAGCGGATCCGGGGAAGCCTGGACCTGCTGACCTCCACGCCGTTGACCACCACGGAGATCCTGGCCGGAAAGTGGTGGGGGACCTTCCGAATGGTCGCTCCGATGGCCCTCCTGACCGGGCTCCTCGCCGCGCTGGCGTGTGGGCCCTCGGGCTGGTGGACGGGGCTGCTGCTCTATCTGGGGCTCATCCTCGCCTATGCCGGGGTCACGACGAGTCTCGGGCTGGCGATCGCCGTCTGGGTGCCGCAGCAGGGGCGGGCTGTTGGGTTGTGCGTCGGCCTGTACGTGGCCGCGTGCGTCGGCTGGCCGCTCCTCTCCTTGATGATGGCGCTGTCGGGAGGGCCAGGTCCAAATCCAGCGGTCTTCTTCCTCTTCGGCTCGCCGATCGGCGGAACCGTCATGGGGCTGGTTTCCCTGGCGGAGCATCGACCCAGCCTGGATCTTGAGAGACTTGTGCTTCCCACCTCGATGGTTATATGGACCTGTATCCTGGGCGCCGCAACCCTCGGTCTGTTTCGCCTTGCGTGCGAGTCGTTCGAGGGTCAACTCGGCCGACGCGCCGGCTGGAACGAGGAATCGGGACCATGGCGGGAGTTCAAGGCGTTGATCCCGCGGTTCGGCCGCCGGCCTTTGGAGAAGCCCAAGCCGGCGACGGCCGAAATGGAGTGA
- the hemG gene encoding protoporphyrinogen oxidase, whose amino-acid sequence MITTIERGGDKKSLDRVVVVGGGLSGLAVASRLQQSGRELGRPVEVIVLEAKDRVGGVIATDHRDGFTLERGPDSFITNKPWALDLCRRLDLDGRLIEAQSAHRRSFVVRKGKLAAAPEGFVLMAPHRIAPVLASPILSPWGKLRLLAELLIPRREAATEESLAAFARRRLGREAFDRLVQPLVGGVYTGDPNNLSLRATLPQFLEMEKQHGGLIRAAFRHRKEAEARIETESSGARYGMFVSLEEGMGSLPKALAASLDKGTVRTNSPVRRISRSATGSGWLVEPLDGPSIEADAIVAATEAHATARLIDGCDPSLALQLRAIPYASSIIVNVAYRRDQIKHPLDGFGFVVPAIENRRIFAASFLNVKFPSRAPEGTALIRVFVGGAAQPELFDLDDEVVRQVVATELGELIGVSGEPLFLEIARHARSMPQYVLGHMELVESIRRKAAMHSNLFLTGVAYDGVGIPDCIRAAEATADAVLDRLADPGSIAAA is encoded by the coding sequence ATGATTACGACGATCGAGCGGGGCGGGGACAAGAAGTCCTTGGACCGGGTGGTGGTGGTCGGCGGGGGCCTATCGGGCCTGGCCGTGGCCAGCCGCCTCCAGCAGTCCGGGCGCGAGCTTGGTCGGCCGGTCGAGGTCATCGTTCTGGAGGCGAAGGATCGCGTCGGCGGCGTCATCGCCACCGACCACCGCGACGGCTTCACGCTGGAGCGCGGGCCGGACTCGTTCATCACGAACAAGCCCTGGGCCCTCGACCTCTGCCGTCGGCTCGACCTGGACGGACGGCTCATCGAGGCCCAGTCCGCGCACCGGCGGTCGTTCGTTGTCCGCAAGGGGAAGCTGGCGGCCGCTCCCGAGGGCTTCGTGCTGATGGCCCCGCACCGGATCGCCCCCGTGCTGGCGTCGCCGATCCTCTCCCCCTGGGGCAAGCTTCGCCTGCTGGCCGAGTTGCTCATCCCGCGTCGGGAAGCGGCGACCGAAGAGAGCCTGGCGGCCTTCGCCCGCCGTCGGCTGGGTCGCGAGGCGTTCGACCGCCTGGTTCAGCCGCTCGTCGGCGGCGTCTACACCGGAGATCCCAACAACCTGAGCCTTCGCGCCACCCTGCCGCAGTTCCTGGAGATGGAAAAGCAGCACGGCGGTCTGATCCGCGCTGCGTTCCGGCACCGCAAGGAGGCCGAAGCCCGGATCGAGACCGAATCCTCCGGCGCCCGCTACGGCATGTTCGTCTCGCTGGAAGAGGGGATGGGCTCGCTGCCGAAGGCCCTGGCGGCGAGCCTCGACAAGGGGACCGTCCGCACTAACTCCCCGGTGCGGCGGATCAGCCGCTCGGCGACCGGCTCGGGCTGGCTGGTCGAGCCGCTCGACGGCCCCTCGATCGAGGCCGACGCCATTGTCGCCGCCACCGAGGCCCACGCCACGGCTCGCCTGATCGACGGCTGCGACCCGTCGCTCGCCTTGCAGCTCCGGGCGATCCCCTATGCCTCGTCGATCATCGTGAACGTCGCCTACCGCCGCGACCAGATCAAGCACCCGCTCGACGGCTTCGGCTTCGTCGTCCCGGCGATCGAGAATCGGCGGATCTTCGCGGCCTCGTTCCTCAACGTGAAGTTCCCCAGCCGAGCGCCTGAGGGGACGGCCCTCATCCGCGTCTTCGTCGGCGGCGCCGCCCAGCCGGAGCTGTTCGACCTCGACGACGAGGTCGTCCGCCAGGTGGTCGCGACTGAACTGGGCGAGCTGATCGGGGTTTCCGGCGAGCCCCTGTTCCTGGAGATCGCCCGCCACGCCCGCTCGATGCCTCAGTACGTGCTGGGCCACATGGAGCTCGTCGAGTCGATCCGTCGCAAGGCGGCGATGCACTCCAACCTGTTCCTCACCGGCGTCGCCTACGACGGAGTCGGCATCCCCGACTGCATCCGTGCCGCCGAGGCCACGGCCGACGCCGTCCTCGACCGTCTCGCCGATCCGGGATCGATCGCCGCGGCCTGA